A single region of the Acidobacteriota bacterium genome encodes:
- the argJ gene encoding bifunctional glutamate N-acetyltransferase/amino-acid acetyltransferase ArgJ, translating to MSAGVTAPRGFVAAGVHCGLKDEKLDLALIASTTSEPAAMAGVFTRNQVQAAPVLYCREVAAGGRARAIVANSGNANACTGDAGLADTRAMAERTASALDLDSDHVLVASTGVIGVPLPMPTVLGGIDLAAAELGPDGGSRAAEAILTTDTRTKIETLSVELEGGEVTIGGIAKGAGMMAPDMATTLAFVTTDAKAAPEALDMALRRAVEPTFNSVTVDGDTSTNDCVLLLANGAAGVEAASAADLDRFAAGLEHVLGRLAVALIADGEGANRVIEIRVGGARTDAAARQVATTIANSPLVKTAYRTGQPNWGRFMGAIGRSGIDVVEQRIAISAGAGGERIEVVRDGLGVTDDLEPLERAMLADHSVLEVDLGLGSGSWTVWTCDLSEGYVQINASYIS from the coding sequence GTGAGCGCCGGCGTCACCGCCCCCCGGGGGTTCGTTGCCGCCGGTGTCCACTGCGGCCTCAAGGACGAGAAGCTGGACCTTGCGCTGATCGCCTCGACGACCTCCGAGCCGGCGGCGATGGCGGGCGTGTTCACGCGCAACCAGGTGCAGGCCGCCCCGGTGCTCTACTGCCGCGAGGTGGCGGCTGGCGGCCGGGCGCGGGCGATCGTCGCCAACAGCGGCAACGCGAACGCGTGCACGGGCGATGCGGGTTTGGCCGACACCCGGGCAATGGCCGAGCGGACGGCGTCGGCCCTCGACCTCGACTCCGATCATGTCCTGGTGGCCTCGACCGGGGTCATCGGCGTTCCCCTGCCGATGCCCACGGTACTCGGGGGCATCGATCTCGCGGCAGCCGAACTGGGCCCGGACGGCGGTTCGCGGGCGGCGGAGGCCATCCTGACCACCGATACGCGGACCAAGATCGAGACCCTGTCCGTCGAACTCGAAGGTGGTGAAGTGACGATCGGCGGCATCGCCAAGGGCGCCGGAATGATGGCGCCGGACATGGCGACGACCCTGGCCTTCGTGACCACGGACGCGAAGGCGGCGCCGGAAGCGCTCGACATGGCGCTTCGCAGAGCGGTCGAGCCGACCTTCAACAGCGTCACCGTCGACGGCGACACGAGCACGAACGATTGCGTCCTGCTCCTGGCTAACGGCGCGGCGGGCGTCGAAGCGGCGTCGGCCGCCGACCTCGACCGATTCGCCGCAGGGCTCGAACACGTGCTGGGCCGACTCGCGGTCGCTCTGATCGCCGACGGCGAAGGAGCGAACCGGGTGATCGAGATCCGGGTCGGCGGCGCCCGCACGGACGCCGCGGCGCGGCAGGTGGCGACGACGATCGCCAACTCGCCGCTGGTCAAGACGGCCTACCGCACGGGCCAGCCGAACTGGGGCCGGTTCATGGGGGCGATCGGCCGCTCGGGCATCGACGTCGTTGAGCAGCGCATCGCGATCTCGGCGGGCGCGGGCGGAGAGCGGATCGAGGTCGTGCGCGACGGCCTGGGCGTAACGGACGACCTCGAACCGCTTGAACGGGCGATGCTCGCGGACCACTCGGTGCTCGAGGTCGATCTGGGCCTCGGCTCCGGCAGCTGGACGGTCTGGACCTGCGACCTGTCCGAGGGCTACGTCCAGATCAACGCAAGCTACATCAGTTGA
- the argC gene encoding N-acetyl-gamma-glutamyl-phosphate reductase encodes MIRAAIAGASGYSGAELVRWLHGHGKVELVALAAGRSAGQAMGAVFPHLGGVAEGDFAPTDWDALGSGADVVFVALPHGEALAAASRLLQAGARVIDLGADFRLRDPAAYRRWYGAEHTATDLLAEAAYGLVEWHRDKVAGARLVANPGCYPTASALALKPLLEHFGDRVTGAIVIDAKSGVSGAGRNPRDGYQYAELNENFKPYGSGVHRHQPEIEQELAAGGGGATVFFSPHLAPMTRGILAACYVPMAAPPGREELEAVFLDRYGHEPFVRVLTGSALPQTKATLGSNYCDLAVRVDRKRGLAVVFSAIDNLVKGAAGQAVQNMNVLFGLPETTGLRAAPLFP; translated from the coding sequence GTGATTCGGGCAGCGATCGCCGGGGCGTCCGGTTACAGCGGGGCGGAACTCGTCCGGTGGCTTCATGGCCACGGGAAGGTGGAGCTCGTTGCGCTTGCGGCGGGACGTAGCGCCGGCCAGGCGATGGGGGCCGTCTTCCCGCACCTGGGCGGCGTGGCGGAAGGTGACTTCGCCCCGACCGATTGGGACGCATTGGGTTCCGGCGCCGACGTCGTGTTCGTGGCCCTGCCCCACGGCGAAGCGCTGGCGGCCGCGTCCAGGCTCCTTCAGGCGGGAGCCCGGGTGATCGATCTCGGCGCCGACTTCCGGCTCCGCGACCCGGCCGCCTACCGGCGTTGGTACGGCGCGGAGCACACCGCGACCGACCTGCTGGCGGAGGCTGCCTACGGTCTCGTCGAGTGGCATCGGGACAAGGTGGCGGGAGCGCGGCTAGTCGCTAATCCCGGCTGCTATCCGACTGCCTCCGCCCTCGCGCTCAAGCCGTTGCTCGAGCACTTCGGCGACCGGGTAACCGGCGCGATCGTCATCGACGCGAAGTCCGGCGTCTCGGGCGCCGGCAGGAACCCGCGCGACGGCTACCAGTACGCCGAACTGAACGAGAACTTCAAGCCCTACGGTTCGGGAGTTCATCGCCACCAGCCGGAGATCGAGCAGGAACTGGCGGCCGGTGGCGGCGGCGCGACGGTCTTCTTCTCGCCGCATCTGGCCCCGATGACGCGCGGAATCCTCGCCGCCTGCTACGTGCCGATGGCCGCTCCCCCGGGCCGGGAGGAACTCGAGGCCGTGTTCCTCGACCGATACGGCCACGAGCCCTTCGTCCGAGTGCTCACGGGATCGGCCCTGCCCCAGACGAAGGCAACGCTCGGTTCCAACTACTGCGACCTCGCGGTCCGCGTCGACCGGAAGCGGGGGCTCGCGGTCGTGTTCTCGGCGATCGACAACCTGGTCAAGGGAGCCGCCGGACAGGCGGTCCAGAACATGAATGTGCTCTTCGGCCTGCCCGAAACGACTGGCCTTCGGGCCGCCCCGTTGTTCCCGTGA
- a CDS encoding rhomboid family intramembrane serine protease — protein sequence MFERQQTGSVVCPGCGRLVGVQDERCWNCGRARPSLFGFSRLLQRIGNEAAFSTVVIGICVVIFVIELAMAPGGIGTRSLFGFLSPDFEVGIRLGASGAPIVFELGRWWTILSAGWLHGSLLHIGFNMYWVYQLGPAMARLYGTGRAAIIYLASSALGFLVTSSLPIFTPWLPLTHRGVTLGASAAVFGWLGALLCYSRRTGSRMFIRQVLGMAIPLVLFGLLIPGIDNWAHLGGLAGGYGMARLYRPDKPETPSEVLAAIVLLAVSVLAVPFSFLSWR from the coding sequence ATGTTCGAACGACAACAGACAGGCTCCGTCGTGTGTCCGGGCTGCGGCCGGTTGGTGGGCGTTCAGGATGAGCGCTGCTGGAACTGCGGCCGCGCCCGCCCGAGCCTCTTCGGTTTCTCCCGGCTGCTTCAGCGAATCGGCAACGAGGCGGCGTTCTCGACCGTCGTGATCGGCATCTGTGTCGTCATCTTCGTGATCGAGCTGGCGATGGCGCCCGGCGGGATCGGCACCCGGTCGCTGTTCGGCTTCCTCTCGCCCGACTTCGAGGTCGGCATCCGTCTGGGGGCGAGCGGCGCGCCGATCGTCTTCGAACTGGGCCGCTGGTGGACGATCCTGAGCGCCGGCTGGCTCCACGGCAGCCTGTTGCACATCGGGTTCAACATGTACTGGGTGTATCAGCTCGGTCCGGCGATGGCGCGGCTCTACGGCACCGGGCGGGCGGCGATCATCTATCTGGCCTCGTCCGCGCTGGGCTTCCTGGTCACGAGCTCCCTGCCGATCTTCACACCCTGGTTGCCGTTGACGCATCGCGGGGTGACCCTGGGCGCTTCGGCGGCGGTCTTCGGTTGGCTGGGGGCGCTGCTCTGCTATTCGCGGAGGACAGGCAGCCGCATGTTCATCAGGCAGGTGCTGGGCATGGCCATCCCCCTGGTCCTGTTCGGGCTGCTGATCCCGGGGATCGACAACTGGGCGCATCTGGGCGGTCTGGCGGGTGGCTACGGGATGGCGCGTCTCTACCGTCCGGACAAGCCGGAGACGCCCTCTGAGGTGCTGGCGGCGATCGTGCTACTCGCCGTCTCGGTTCTCGCCGTCCCCTTCTCGTTCCTCTCCTGGCGCTGA
- the xseB gene encoding exodeoxyribonuclease VII small subunit: MTGQGGAGGAELSFSQAMEELEGVLRRIDGDEIDIDQLGRELGRAAELLEICRKKIRRAEVEVQQIVETIEEESADSGGAETDPDAASGVEPAGGQTDDEIPF, from the coding sequence ATGACCGGACAGGGTGGCGCCGGCGGGGCCGAACTGAGCTTCAGCCAGGCGATGGAGGAGCTCGAGGGCGTGCTCCGGCGCATCGACGGCGACGAGATCGACATCGATCAGCTCGGCAGGGAGTTGGGGCGCGCCGCCGAGCTGCTCGAGATCTGCCGCAAGAAGATCCGTCGCGCAGAGGTCGAGGTCCAGCAGATCGTGGAAACGATCGAGGAGGAATCGGCGGACTCGGGCGGCGCGGAGACCGATCCCGATGCGGCCTCCGGCGTGGAGCCGGCCGGCGGTCAGACCGACGACGAGATTCCCTTCTGA
- the xseA gene encoding exodeoxyribonuclease VII large subunit — MLGSELPAGTYTVSQFAWEMKGLLGDTYPSVWIAGEVQRLRTAARGQIYFELVEKGRGDRVQAKLDCVIWADDRPKVEAVLREAGVELSEGVVLRCAGRPDFWPGGGRFQFVVSGVDPLFSLGALERRRRETLRALQAAGLLELNKGLPLAPAPLDVGLVTSEGSAAYHDFLHTLEQSGFGFRVVLVHAAVQGAAAEAEIGRAFELLKAFARDGGRLDAIALIRGGGSRADLATFDSRRVARAVAEAAVPVICGVGHQIDVSISDLVAHTTCKTPTEAAELLVGRVGGAAYGVEETARALTRQARDVLRSAENRISQVTYRFASPSRALLVTRAAHCRALERDLARSAKRTLADAERLERERRTRLLRGAFLPVRRAARQMEAHKRLCDQLSPERTLARGFSLTRRADGRLVRSVDDVVPDAELRTRVRGGAIRSRVLGVEEDARQRDLLSTKERT, encoded by the coding sequence TTGCTCGGTTCCGAACTCCCGGCCGGTACGTACACCGTCTCCCAGTTCGCATGGGAGATGAAAGGTCTTCTCGGGGACACCTATCCGTCGGTGTGGATCGCCGGCGAGGTCCAGAGACTGCGGACGGCTGCCCGGGGCCAGATCTACTTCGAACTGGTCGAGAAAGGGCGGGGAGACCGGGTCCAGGCCAAGCTGGACTGCGTCATCTGGGCAGATGATCGGCCGAAGGTCGAGGCCGTGCTGCGAGAGGCCGGCGTGGAACTCTCGGAGGGCGTCGTCCTGCGCTGTGCCGGCCGCCCCGACTTCTGGCCCGGCGGAGGCAGATTCCAGTTCGTCGTCAGCGGCGTCGACCCTCTCTTCTCGCTTGGCGCGCTCGAACGGCGGCGCCGTGAGACGCTCCGGGCGCTTCAGGCGGCCGGGTTGCTCGAACTGAACAAGGGTTTGCCGCTGGCGCCCGCGCCGCTCGACGTCGGTCTCGTGACGTCGGAGGGGAGCGCCGCCTACCACGACTTCCTCCACACCCTCGAGCAGTCCGGGTTCGGCTTTCGCGTGGTCCTGGTCCACGCGGCCGTCCAGGGCGCCGCGGCCGAGGCGGAGATCGGCCGCGCCTTCGAGTTGCTGAAGGCGTTCGCGCGTGACGGAGGTCGGCTCGATGCGATCGCCCTGATCCGCGGCGGCGGCTCGCGGGCCGACCTGGCGACGTTCGACAGCCGGCGGGTGGCGCGTGCCGTCGCCGAGGCCGCCGTGCCCGTGATCTGCGGTGTCGGCCACCAGATCGACGTGTCGATTTCCGATCTGGTCGCGCATACGACCTGCAAGACGCCCACGGAAGCGGCGGAGCTCCTCGTCGGCCGCGTCGGCGGTGCCGCGTACGGCGTCGAGGAGACGGCCCGCGCGCTGACACGGCAGGCGCGCGATGTCTTGCGCTCGGCCGAGAACCGGATTTCGCAGGTCACGTATCGATTCGCGTCGCCGAGCCGCGCGCTTCTTGTGACCCGAGCTGCTCACTGCCGTGCGCTGGAGCGCGATTTGGCCCGCTCGGCGAAACGGACGCTGGCCGACGCCGAGAGGCTGGAGCGGGAACGCCGGACGCGACTCCTGCGGGGCGCCTTCCTCCCTGTGCGGCGGGCGGCGCGGCAGATGGAGGCTCATAAGCGCCTCTGCGATCAACTCTCGCCGGAGCGGACCCTTGCGCGCGGTTTCAGCCTGACCCGGCGTGCGGACGGCAGACTGGTGCGAAGCGTCGACGACGTAGTGCCTGATGCCGAACTGCGGACCCGAGTCCGGGGCGGTGCGATCCGCAGTAGGGTGCTCGGAGTCGAGGAAGATGCGCGCCAGAGGGACTTGCTGAGCACGAAGGAGCGGACATGA
- a CDS encoding VWA domain-containing protein, producing MRPHRLGSRIRRLLLVAACLVPGSVAAQEAGWRLSEWSDGEREFFLDGPQFLLAPAELQRVQDLAPPSRREYIEAFLSRGQIAEGIEQRRRRVRQSAVPFFDVRARLLFLHGQPDHIEPVDCDQTFRPLEIWRYGPEEGEHENLVVFQPKPNEAFQLWLPDYTKRALYMPEMEYWLEQYEELRGLLRARRFDLQVCEEARRVDRATGIWGLFDFRRQRPSTAGLMRWLEPPADLDAWASAAAADEVQAGPALELEDPIVTFPVQQGQRILTRVLLSLPPGAAYEPFVDDTGREQVRINVQGVVEQPGRVFDVFRVRFLSGAPPEDRSLALPVEHLLRPGSVVLVRFLVRDEISGAAAYGAVPIEVPWTPQTEPASPEDRRRLILAAEQLVRDLPETALDAESGLVLVPPESEVVLGLWRAETLVTGDEIVAMRFLVDGVLQVTRRRPPFTAEVRLSRYPTEQVVRVEGLNEEREVVASDELILNQQRGELRVQISEPRRGVGVSGKVEAAATIVVPEERLVEEVEFRVGEDVQSVLKRPPWRAEIDVPAAGPQELVYLTIAATLDDGSRAEDVRFLNAPEFTDTVDVDLVELYTSVLDGSNRPVTSLAETDFTVLEDGRRQELAKFELVVDLPLTLGVVIDTSGSMETSLGEARRTASQFLANLITPKDRSFAVAFASRPALLIGRTSDVGAVAASIENLRARGNTALHDALITSLYYFRGVRGRRALVLLSDGEDTSSTVDFPDVEEYARRSAVPIYTIGLGVGRTQMILRNKLNDLAKVTGGRSFFISKAEDLAPVYDEIERELRSQYLLAYTSNRAGGGEEYREVEVKVKGRFKARTISGYYP from the coding sequence GTGAGGCCGCACAGACTTGGATCGCGGATCCGCCGGCTGCTTCTCGTTGCGGCCTGCCTCGTGCCGGGGTCGGTTGCCGCCCAGGAGGCCGGCTGGCGTCTTTCCGAGTGGAGCGACGGAGAACGGGAGTTCTTTCTGGATGGGCCCCAGTTCCTGCTGGCGCCGGCGGAGTTGCAGCGGGTGCAGGACCTGGCTCCGCCGTCGCGGCGTGAGTACATCGAGGCCTTCCTGAGTCGGGGCCAGATCGCCGAGGGCATCGAGCAGCGCCGTCGACGGGTCCGCCAGTCGGCTGTGCCCTTCTTCGATGTCCGGGCGCGGTTGCTGTTTCTGCACGGGCAACCGGACCACATCGAACCGGTCGACTGCGATCAGACCTTCCGGCCGCTCGAGATCTGGCGCTACGGGCCGGAGGAGGGGGAGCACGAGAACCTGGTCGTCTTCCAGCCGAAGCCGAACGAGGCGTTCCAACTCTGGTTGCCCGACTACACGAAGCGGGCACTGTACATGCCGGAGATGGAGTACTGGCTCGAGCAGTACGAAGAGCTCCGGGGTCTGCTCCGGGCCCGCCGCTTCGACCTGCAGGTGTGCGAGGAGGCACGGCGGGTCGACCGGGCCACCGGCATCTGGGGCCTGTTCGACTTCCGGCGCCAGCGGCCCTCGACTGCCGGCCTCATGAGGTGGCTGGAGCCCCCCGCGGATCTCGATGCCTGGGCGTCGGCGGCCGCGGCGGACGAGGTGCAGGCGGGGCCGGCGCTCGAGCTCGAGGATCCGATCGTCACCTTCCCGGTGCAGCAGGGTCAGCGCATTCTGACCCGGGTCCTGCTGTCCCTGCCGCCGGGCGCCGCCTACGAACCCTTCGTGGACGACACCGGCAGAGAGCAGGTTCGGATCAACGTGCAGGGCGTCGTCGAGCAGCCTGGAAGAGTCTTCGATGTCTTCAGGGTCCGCTTCCTTTCCGGCGCGCCGCCGGAGGATCGTTCCCTGGCTCTGCCCGTGGAACACCTTCTGCGTCCGGGTTCGGTCGTGCTGGTGAGGTTCCTGGTGCGGGACGAGATCAGTGGCGCGGCGGCCTACGGTGCGGTACCAATCGAGGTGCCCTGGACGCCGCAGACGGAGCCGGCGAGTCCGGAGGATCGCCGTCGACTCATCCTTGCCGCGGAGCAGTTGGTCAGGGATTTGCCGGAGACCGCACTCGATGCGGAAAGCGGGCTGGTCCTGGTGCCGCCGGAGAGTGAGGTCGTCCTCGGTCTCTGGCGGGCGGAAACCCTGGTGACCGGGGACGAGATCGTGGCCATGAGGTTCCTCGTTGACGGGGTGCTGCAGGTCACCCGCCGCCGTCCGCCGTTTACCGCCGAGGTGCGGCTCTCGAGGTACCCGACCGAGCAGGTGGTCCGGGTCGAGGGGCTCAACGAAGAACGTGAGGTCGTCGCCTCGGATGAGCTGATCCTGAACCAGCAGCGGGGCGAGTTGCGGGTTCAGATCAGCGAGCCGAGGCGGGGTGTCGGCGTGTCGGGAAAGGTGGAGGCCGCGGCAACGATCGTCGTGCCGGAAGAGCGCCTGGTGGAGGAAGTCGAGTTCCGGGTCGGCGAGGACGTCCAGTCGGTGCTGAAGAGACCGCCCTGGAGGGCTGAGATCGACGTGCCCGCAGCCGGCCCGCAGGAGCTCGTCTACCTGACCATCGCGGCCACGCTGGACGACGGCAGTCGCGCCGAGGATGTCCGCTTCCTCAATGCCCCCGAGTTCACGGACACGGTGGATGTCGATCTCGTCGAGCTGTACACGTCGGTCCTGGACGGGTCGAACCGGCCGGTGACCTCGCTTGCCGAGACGGACTTCACCGTGCTGGAGGACGGGCGCCGCCAGGAACTGGCGAAGTTCGAACTCGTCGTGGATCTGCCGCTCACCCTCGGCGTCGTGATCGACACCTCGGGTTCGATGGAGACGTCGCTCGGGGAAGCGCGCCGGACGGCCTCTCAATTCCTGGCCAACCTGATCACGCCGAAGGACCGTTCCTTCGCCGTCGCCTTCGCCTCGCGACCGGCGCTGCTGATCGGCCGGACCTCCGATGTCGGCGCGGTAGCCGCCTCGATCGAGAATCTGCGCGCCCGGGGCAACACGGCGCTGCACGACGCGCTGATCACCAGTCTCTACTACTTCCGCGGCGTTCGGGGCCGGCGTGCCCTGGTCCTGCTCTCGGACGGTGAGGACACGTCGAGCACGGTCGACTTCCCGGACGTCGAGGAGTACGCGCGGCGCTCGGCGGTCCCGATCTACACGATCGGGCTTGGCGTCGGCCGCACCCAGATGATCCTGCGCAACAAGCTGAACGACCTGGCCAAGGTCACCGGAGGGCGGTCGTTCTTCATCTCGAAGGCGGAAGACCTGGCGCCCGTGTACGACGAGATCGAACGGGAACTGCGGTCCCAGTACCTGCTGGCGTACACGTCGAACCGGGCCGGCGGCGGCGAGGAGTACCGCGAGGTCGAAGTGAAGGTCAAGGGCCGCTTCAAGGCGCGGACGATCAGCGGCTACTACCCGTGA
- a CDS encoding DUF420 domain-containing protein — translation MHLPTLNAILNATAATLLVTGYILIRQGRRERHKQVMLTALGCSAAFLVSYLYYHYQVGSVHFEGEGTVRTVYLGILLTHTVLAAAVPPLALITVYLGLRGRYDRHRKIARVTLPIWLYVSVTGVVVYWMLYRMSW, via the coding sequence ATGCACCTGCCGACCCTCAACGCCATCCTGAACGCCACTGCGGCGACGCTGCTGGTGACCGGCTACATCCTGATCCGGCAGGGTCGGCGCGAGCGCCACAAACAGGTCATGCTGACGGCGCTCGGGTGCTCGGCGGCTTTCCTTGTCTCGTACCTCTACTACCACTACCAGGTCGGCTCGGTTCACTTCGAGGGCGAGGGGACCGTACGGACCGTCTATCTCGGCATCCTCCTGACCCACACGGTGCTCGCCGCGGCAGTGCCGCCGCTGGCGTTGATCACGGTCTATCTGGGCCTTCGGGGCCGGTACGACCGGCATCGCAAGATCGCGCGCGTCACCCTGCCGATCTGGCTCTACGTGTCGGTGACCGGGGTCGTTGTGTACTGGATGCTGTATCGCATGTCGTGGTGA
- the mltG gene encoding endolytic transglycosylase MltG, producing MSERPTVRRRRVLWWTVAAAVALLAAAAIGAVGLVAWAERELERPRGSDVVELVIERGAPLTSILDQLSAAGVIGDPLLARLYLDYRRPEDVLQAGEYRFEQPMSTVEALELVIRGEVVTYPVTVVEGLTLRETAERLASEGFGELDAFVAAMSSPAPIADLDPKAESLEGYLFPDTYAFPAGVGEQEIVEAMVRNFRRRVEDHLPPASGRGLDVRSLVTLASIVEKEAGAVAERPLVAAVFHNRLDRGIGLYADPTIIYALKMAGTWDGNLRRRDLELDSPYNTYIHPGLPPGPICSPGEHSLRAAAEPADVPYLYFVSRNDGTHVFAETLAEHNRNVARWQVRYWRERRAAER from the coding sequence ATGAGCGAACGGCCGACAGTTCGCCGCCGGCGAGTGCTCTGGTGGACGGTCGCCGCAGCCGTCGCGCTCCTGGCTGCCGCGGCGATCGGTGCGGTCGGCCTGGTCGCATGGGCGGAACGGGAACTCGAGCGGCCGCGGGGTTCGGACGTCGTGGAGTTGGTGATCGAACGCGGCGCGCCCCTGACCTCGATCCTCGACCAGTTGTCCGCGGCGGGCGTCATCGGCGATCCACTACTGGCGCGTCTCTATCTCGACTACCGGCGCCCCGAGGACGTGTTGCAGGCCGGCGAGTACCGTTTCGAGCAGCCGATGAGCACGGTGGAAGCGCTTGAGCTCGTGATCCGGGGCGAGGTCGTGACCTACCCGGTGACGGTGGTCGAGGGTCTGACCCTGCGGGAAACGGCGGAGCGCCTGGCCTCGGAGGGCTTCGGAGAGCTGGACGCGTTCGTTGCGGCGATGTCCTCCCCGGCCCCGATCGCGGACCTCGACCCGAAGGCGGAGTCGCTGGAGGGCTACCTCTTCCCCGACACCTACGCGTTTCCGGCAGGTGTCGGGGAACAGGAGATCGTCGAGGCGATGGTGCGCAACTTCCGCCGGCGGGTGGAGGACCATCTGCCGCCGGCGTCCGGGCGTGGACTCGATGTCCGCTCGCTAGTGACCCTGGCCAGCATCGTGGAGAAGGAGGCCGGTGCTGTCGCCGAGCGGCCCCTCGTAGCGGCCGTCTTCCACAACCGCCTCGACCGCGGCATCGGCCTCTACGCGGACCCGACGATCATCTACGCGCTGAAGATGGCCGGCACCTGGGACGGCAACCTGCGCCGGCGGGACCTCGAACTCGACTCGCCCTACAACACCTACATCCACCCCGGCCTGCCGCCGGGTCCGATCTGCTCGCCCGGCGAGCACAGCCTGCGCGCCGCGGCGGAGCCCGCCGACGTGCCGTACCTCTACTTCGTCAGCCGCAACGACGGCACTCACGTCTTTGCCGAGACCCTGGCCGAGCACAACCGCAACGTGGCGCGGTGGCAGGTGCGGTACTGGCGGGAGCGGAGGGCCGCGGAGCGGTAG
- the ruvX gene encoding Holliday junction resolvase RuvX: MRFLGIDIGAKRVGVAVGDSRVGVAVPHTTLRRTSDRQLIAELKALASESDTDVLVVGEPRRLDGSVGSAAERARVFAGKLGEACDLPVRTVDESLTSVEAERRLRAAGVDPRRYPERVDAVAAQILLQEALDQERG; this comes from the coding sequence GTGCGGTTTCTCGGAATCGACATCGGCGCGAAGAGAGTCGGCGTCGCGGTAGGCGATTCCAGGGTCGGCGTTGCGGTGCCGCACACGACCCTCCGGCGCACCAGCGACCGGCAGCTGATCGCCGAACTCAAGGCACTGGCGTCCGAGTCGGATACGGACGTGCTCGTCGTAGGCGAGCCACGCCGGCTGGATGGTTCCGTCGGGTCAGCGGCCGAGAGGGCGCGTGTGTTCGCGGGCAAGTTGGGTGAGGCCTGTGACCTGCCCGTACGTACCGTCGACGAGTCGTTGACCTCGGTCGAAGCTGAGCGCCGGCTCCGCGCGGCCGGCGTCGATCCGCGGCGCTACCCTGAGCGTGTCGACGCGGTCGCCGCCCAGATTCTGCTCCAGGAAGCGCTCGACCAGGAGCGCGGATGA